From a single Candidatus Methylomirabilota bacterium genomic region:
- a CDS encoding arylesterase: MRTLLAALLAALALAQPAGAAAERVIVAFGDSLTAGLGVTPEDSYPARLQARLRAEGYDYRVVNAGASGDTTAGGLRRVDWALKNKPDIVIVAIGANDALRGQDLASVRANLDAIVARFQKAGARVLVAGMEVPPNYGARYAADFRRLYADVARAHKAAFLPFLLDGVAGNPRLNQPDGIHPTAEGYRIVVDHLWPHVEPMLKR; the protein is encoded by the coding sequence ATGCGAACCCTCCTCGCCGCCCTCCTCGCCGCCCTCGCTCTTGCGCAGCCGGCCGGGGCGGCAGCGGAGCGGGTCATCGTCGCATTCGGCGACAGCCTGACGGCGGGGCTCGGCGTCACGCCCGAGGATTCATATCCAGCGCGGCTCCAGGCCCGGCTCCGCGCCGAGGGTTATGACTACCGCGTGGTCAACGCCGGCGCCTCGGGCGACACGACGGCGGGCGGCCTCAGGCGGGTGGACTGGGCGCTCAAGAACAAGCCCGATATCGTGATCGTCGCGATCGGCGCCAACGACGCGCTGCGCGGACAAGATCTCGCCTCCGTCCGCGCCAACCTCGACGCCATCGTGGCGCGCTTCCAGAAGGCGGGCGCGCGAGTGCTCGTGGCGGGAATGGAAGTGCCGCCCAATTACGGCGCGCGCTACGCGGCGGACTTCCGCCGCCTCTACGCCGACGTCGCGCGCGCGCACAAGGCGGCGTTCCTGCCCTTTCTCCTCGACGGCGTCGCCGGCAACCCGCGCCTCAACCAGCCCGACGGTATCCACCCCACGGCGGAAGGCTACCGTATCGTCGTTGACCACCTCTGGCCCCACGTGGAGCCGATGCTCAAGCGGTAG